One genomic segment of Rivularia sp. PCC 7116 includes these proteins:
- a CDS encoding glutathione S-transferase family protein, translating into MTTTPLSWQELETLTDYEIDTVNGSTNARARLRLFGQSESDVRVTLYRDNHAWCPYCQKIWLWLEEKQIPYRIEKVTMFCYGKKESWYKRKVPSGMLPAIELDGQIITESDDILIALERVFGVLNQGMQDSNVIPLRQLERLLFRAWCSWLCYPASSSQQEQRNREQFIQVVAKIEQALAATPGPYFLDNFGIVDVIFTPYVERMNASLYYYKGYSMREDNPRFNAWFAAMETRPTYRGTQSDFHTHVHDLPPQMGGCWENGEPQMLINKARVDNGPWFGLPDVGYPEPENSRSEALQRTIAHRANIIRVNPAKDKLFDEALRCALTHMMTGKDCVPPAGSDVALRYLRDRINVPRDMSIYAAKHLRESLEKTAALAGERQPEPIPIRHRRDQDPSNFAIR; encoded by the coding sequence ATGACTACCACTCCTCTTAGCTGGCAAGAACTAGAAACACTTACGGATTATGAAATAGATACGGTAAATGGCTCTACGAATGCTAGAGCCAGGTTGCGCTTATTTGGGCAGTCGGAATCTGATGTACGGGTAACGCTTTACCGCGATAATCACGCTTGGTGTCCTTACTGTCAAAAAATTTGGTTGTGGTTGGAGGAAAAACAAATTCCCTACCGCATCGAGAAAGTGACAATGTTCTGCTACGGGAAGAAAGAAAGTTGGTATAAACGTAAAGTTCCGTCAGGAATGCTCCCCGCTATCGAGCTAGATGGGCAGATTATTACCGAAAGCGATGATATTTTGATTGCTTTGGAAAGAGTTTTTGGCGTATTGAATCAAGGAATGCAAGATTCTAATGTGATTCCTCTACGCCAATTAGAACGACTTTTATTTAGAGCATGGTGTTCTTGGCTGTGCTACCCAGCAAGTTCTTCTCAACAAGAACAACGCAACCGAGAACAATTTATACAAGTAGTGGCTAAAATTGAGCAAGCGTTGGCGGCAACTCCGGGACCTTACTTTCTAGATAACTTCGGCATAGTTGATGTCATCTTTACCCCTTATGTAGAAAGAATGAATGCCAGCCTTTATTACTACAAAGGCTACTCCATGCGGGAAGACAATCCTCGCTTTAACGCATGGTTTGCGGCAATGGAAACTCGACCAACCTATCGCGGTACCCAGAGCGACTTTCACACCCACGTACACGATTTGCCGCCACAGATGGGGGGCTGTTGGGAAAACGGCGAACCCCAAATGCTGATTAATAAAGCGCGGGTAGATAATGGTCCTTGGTTTGGACTGCCAGATGTTGGTTATCCAGAACCCGAAAACTCCCGCTCCGAAGCCCTTCAGAGAACGATCGCACACCGCGCTAATATTATCCGAGTCAACCCCGCCAAGGATAAATTATTCGATGAAGCGCTACGCTGTGCTTTAACCCACATGATGACTGGTAAAGACTGCGTACCTCCAGCAGGTTCAGATGTTGCTCTACGATATCTGCGCGATCGCATAAATGTACCCCGAGATATGTCCATCTATGCAGCCAAGCATTTAAGGGAATCCCTGGAAAAAACCGCAGCTTTAGCTGGTGAAAGACAGCCAGAACCAATTCCCATTAGGCATCGCAGAGACCAAGATCCATCTAACTTTGCCATAAGATAA